From Pseudomonas sp. StFLB209, a single genomic window includes:
- a CDS encoding ABC transporter substrate-binding protein gives MKLPRVLRRSLAALAIITPLAHAADTTVLRIGDQNYYNVRASVEASGVLEGAPYKVEWKHFQSAAPVAEGLEVGALDLGFLGDSGFLFLAAKGAPVKLIGVSRQNPDTIALLVGKDSPIKTIEDLKGKKVAYWPGAWSQQLTLRALDKAGLPHDYVEFVKLMPIDAAAAFPRGSIDAFPVWEPYISQQVVFSGARPIITARDLMPGLSSIAANADSIEPKREAIADFLGRLHKARAWVEANKQTYADQWAKKANLDPAVSRHWIGQANMTVGPVDEQAARDYQGTADFLVQTGALPKAFDTKGIIDTSFSGAFKQ, from the coding sequence ATGAAACTGCCTCGTGTACTGCGCCGCAGCCTTGCGGCGCTGGCGATCATCACCCCGCTCGCCCATGCCGCCGACACCACGGTGCTGCGCATTGGCGATCAGAACTACTACAACGTGCGCGCCTCTGTGGAAGCCTCCGGGGTACTGGAAGGCGCACCTTACAAGGTGGAATGGAAACACTTCCAGTCCGCCGCGCCGGTGGCCGAAGGCCTGGAGGTGGGTGCCCTGGACCTGGGTTTTCTGGGCGACTCGGGCTTTTTGTTTCTGGCCGCCAAAGGCGCACCGGTCAAGTTGATCGGAGTATCCCGGCAGAACCCGGACACCATCGCCCTGCTGGTGGGCAAGGACTCGCCGATCAAGACCATTGAAGACCTCAAGGGCAAGAAGGTCGCCTACTGGCCGGGTGCCTGGAGTCAGCAACTGACCCTTCGCGCCCTCGATAAAGCCGGCCTGCCCCATGACTACGTGGAGTTTGTCAAACTGATGCCGATTGACGCGGCAGCCGCCTTTCCACGGGGCAGCATCGACGCCTTCCCGGTCTGGGAGCCCTATATCTCACAGCAGGTAGTGTTCTCAGGCGCCAGGCCGATCATCACTGCCCGTGACCTGATGCCCGGCCTGTCGAGCATCGCGGCCAATGCCGACAGCATCGAGCCCAAGCGTGAAGCCATTGCCGACTTCCTCGGCCGCCTGCACAAAGCCCGCGCCTGGGTCGAAGCCAACAAGCAGACCTACGCTGACCAGTGGGCAAAAAAGGCCAACCTCGACCCGGCCGTGTCACGCCACTGGATCGGCCAGGCCAACATGACCGTCGGCCCGGTGGACGAACAGGCAGCCAGGGATTATCAAGGCACTGCCGATTTTCTGGTGCAGACCGGTGCGCTGCCCAAGGCGTTCGATACCAAGGGCATTATCGATACTTCGTTCAGTGGGGCGTTCAAGCAGTAG
- a CDS encoding LLM class flavin-dependent oxidoreductase, which translates to MITATPSAEVDQPLGDAVDADFVRRFAQAHEQAGFDKALVGYFSNGAEGAVVSSFIAAATERLGILLAYRPGVIAPPLAARQLATLDQFSNGRLSLNVISGGSDVDQQRDGDWLDHDQRYARTDEYLQALKAIWTAQGPVDHQGEFYHFKGALPNVRPRQKPHIPIYFSGSSPAALQVAARHADTYMLWGEPLADFAEHVQHLRRATRASGRQPRISVSFRPIVADTEEAAWKRAAEILERIRDNRERFGLPVNGHAPGNTGSQRLLAAAQRGEVLDERLWTGVARLTGAQWNSTALVGTPEQVAASLGRYWEHGASTFLIRGFDPLDDAELYGRGLIPAIREHIATLQPRKVG; encoded by the coding sequence ATGATCACCGCCACCCCCAGTGCCGAGGTGGACCAGCCGCTGGGCGACGCAGTAGACGCCGACTTCGTGCGTCGCTTCGCCCAGGCTCATGAACAAGCCGGCTTCGACAAGGCGTTGGTGGGCTATTTCTCCAACGGTGCCGAAGGCGCAGTGGTCAGTTCGTTCATTGCGGCGGCCACGGAGCGTCTGGGTATCCTGCTGGCCTACCGTCCCGGCGTGATCGCCCCGCCACTGGCCGCCCGGCAACTGGCGACCCTTGACCAGTTCAGCAACGGCCGCCTGTCACTTAATGTGATCAGCGGCGGCAGCGACGTCGACCAGCAGCGCGATGGCGATTGGCTGGACCATGATCAGCGATATGCGCGCACCGACGAATACCTGCAAGCGCTCAAGGCAATCTGGACCGCGCAAGGTCCGGTGGACCATCAGGGTGAGTTCTATCACTTCAAGGGCGCGTTGCCCAACGTGCGGCCCAGGCAGAAGCCGCACATCCCGATCTACTTCAGCGGCTCGTCCCCGGCCGCGCTGCAAGTGGCCGCCCGGCACGCCGACACTTACATGCTGTGGGGCGAGCCATTGGCCGATTTTGCCGAACACGTGCAGCACCTGCGCCGGGCCACTCGGGCCAGTGGCCGCCAGCCGCGGATCTCGGTGTCGTTCAGGCCCATCGTCGCCGACACTGAAGAGGCCGCGTGGAAACGCGCCGCCGAGATTCTCGAACGCATCCGCGATAACCGCGAACGCTTTGGTCTGCCCGTAAACGGCCATGCACCGGGCAATACCGGTTCACAGCGTCTGCTGGCCGCAGCTCAACGCGGCGAAGTGCTGGACGAACGCCTGTGGACCGGCGTGGCGCGGCTGACCGGTGCGCAGTGGAACTCCACCGCGCTGGTCGGCACGCCTGAGCAAGTGGCCGCCTCACTGGGCCGCTACTGGGAGCATGGGGCGAGCACCTTTCTGATTCGCGGTTTCGATCCGCTGGACGATGCCGAACTCTACGGTCGGGGCCTGATCCCGGCGATCCGTGAACATATTGCCACCTTGCAACCGCGCAAGGTCGGCTAA